Genomic window (Rickettsiales bacterium):
CTATAACAACAATAAAAAGGAGGTGATTGTTATCACCGGCAAAGGCAAGTTAAACTCGCCTGGTGTTATTAAACTTGCAGTTCCAAGATGGCTAGAATATACTGAATTAAAGAAATATATTCTTGGATATTCATGGGTTCAAGATAGTCTTGGAGGAAGTGGTTCAATTCGCGTTATGATTAAAAGGAGAAGCAGATGACTATCATTATTGTTGTTAGCATATTATTGGTATTATATGTTTGGTATATGGTTATAATAAAAAGAAAAAATCAGCTTATGGAAGCTCTCTCAGGTATTGATGTGCAGCTCACGAAGAGACATGATTTAATTCCTAACATATTGAAAATTGCTAAGAAATTTATGGAGCATGAGAAAGGTCTTATTAAAGAAGTTACTGCTCTTAGAAGCAAAATTCCATATAATTATCAACATGATGATATTAATGAAGTGTCAGAATATTTTAAAGCCTCTAATGATGTGGCTAGTAAAATGGCTGATCTATTAATACAGGTTGAAAATTACCCTGATTTAAAATCAAATGAAGCAATGCTGCAAGCTCAGCTAACTTATAATGAAGTGGAGGGGCATATTAGTGCAGCAAGAAGATTTTATAATGCGACTACAACTGAGTTCAATAATTCAATTCAAATTTTTCCTGGAAATATAATTGCTAAACTTATTAATGTTGAAGCTATGCCCTTTTATCAAGTGGATGAGAGTCATAAAAAAGCAGTTGATGCTAATAAGATTTTATAAATTATGTTAGATGAAAAAAGCTTCCAATCATACTATAAAGCAGAAATTGAACCAGAATTAGAAAAATTTGAGATTTATAGAAAAAAGAAGTTACTTGCATATAGAAAAATGCTTTTCTTATCAATCTTCTTTGGGATAATTATATTTATAATAACATTCTATATCTATCCTAATTTAGTGGAATATTCTAAGGGGGATTATCGAAATAAAGAAATTAAATATCCCTATATATTGCCCATTACCATAGCTTTTTTTATAGGACTAATTTATAGCATCTATAAATTAAAAAAAATCAGAAGGAACTTTGATTACACAACTAAATCAAGTTTATATAACAAAATTATAGGATATTACTCAAGTCTTAAATATATTCCAATTAAGGGTATTGACGCTTTTACAGTAGAGCAATCTAAGATCTTACCAAAGTTTGATAGATATAAGTCGGAAGATTATATAGAAGGAAGTTATAAATCTGTAGATATAAAACTTTCTGAAATTGAATTAATTAAAATGGTTAGGGAAGTTAAAAGAATAGGTAATCAATCTATTATAAAATATAAAGAAGAACAAATTTTTAAAGGATTATTTTTGATTACTGATTTTAATAAGAAATTTTCCTCTAATACCTATATTTTAGCTAATAGTTGGATTAAAATTTTTAAAGGTTTACCAAATGGTGTAAAAAGAGTTACTCTTGAAGATCCAGTGTTTGAGAAAAAATTTGATGTATATAGTGATAATCAAGTTGAATCAAGATATCTTTTAACTCCTAGCTTCATGGAGAGACTTACTAAAATAAATAAAAAACAGCAAATTAGTTGTTGCTTTATTAATGGAGAAATGATGATGGCTCTGCCTCTTAAATCTGAGTTTCTACCAAGTTTGGGGTTAACAGAAGTATTGGATTATCCTAGGGCAAAGCAAGTTCTAAGCCAGCTCGATCTTTTCTTTGAGATTATAGACACTCTCAAATTAAATGTGAACATAGCTTTATAAAAAACACTTTCAATTAATAATTTATACTATATTATTTTAGCAAAATATTTTTAGAGCGACTAGAAAATGAGCCTAGATTATTTAGAAGAAATATATGAAACAATAGGTGACCCTATGATAGTGGGGATAACCTTTTTTTTATTTATTGCTTTTATATGTTGGTTATTAATACGTAGTTTCTCTAACAGGCATAGTGAATTTATTAGGTATTATTTAAGTAAAAATAATATCGAAATAGAATATTATTATGTTCAAAAAGAATCTTCAGAAACGATTCTTTCTCCAAAGTTTTCTAAGTTATTTTCTACGAGAACAAAATTTAGCAGTCTTGATAGTTTAAAAAAAATAGTTGATAAAGATAAAATTGATAAACTTCAGGATCTAATATCGCTTGGAATGCGTTATATAAAGGAACAAAACTTTAATAATAAAATTAATAAGCAGCAGGTCATTTTAGAATTTATTAAAGACCAAAAAGAACATAAATTTATTGAGGCTCAAGTTGAAACCATCACAGAGGTAGAAAACTGCCCCGTTGGTGTGGTCGTTTGGTTCAGAGATGTTACTCTCAATATGATTCATATAAAGGAACTAGAAGCTGAATTGAATCGTTTAAAAATAGATAACAAATTTTATAGTGATATATTGGATAATATATCTGTGCCTATTTGGGTAAGAGACAACACCAATAAAATATCTTATTATAATAATGAATATAGAGAAATTGTTAACTTAAATAATGATTATGAGAGCATTCCAGAACTTGTAAAATCCTCTATTGCTATAGCTAATAAAGCAAGAGTTCTGCAGGTTTATCAAGAAGATAAATATATAATTGCAAGAAATGAACGTAAGTTGTTTTCTATTTGTGAAAATGTGTTTAGAGGTGATTCATTAGTTGGTGTGGCTTTTGATCAATCAGAGAAAGAAAAAATCAAAGCTGAACTAAAAGAATATTATGTTGTGCAAAATAACTTTCTTGAAAGTTCATCAAGTGCTGTTGCTATTTATATGGCAGATAGAAAAATTAAGTATTTTAACCAAGCATTTATTAATTTATGGGGATTAGATGAGAAATGGCTTTTTACAAATCCAACTTATGGAGAAGTTTTAGAAGAATTGCGTCATAAACGCAAGTTGCCCGAACAAGCGGATTTCTCTGCCTTTAAAAAAGAACATTTAAAACTATTTACAAAATTACCTGAAACTTATAATGAATTCATGTATTTACCTGATGGAAAAGTTTTGAGAATGATAGTTATTCCCTTTGCAGCAGGAGGATTGTTATTTGCTTTTGAAGATATGACTTCACGCCTTGTTCTAGAAAGATCTTTCAATTCTTTAAATGCAGTTCAAAAGGCAATGCTTAATCATTTAAATGAGGCTATTGCAGTATTTGGTCAAGATGGAAGATTAAAAGTTTACAATCCAGCATATTTAAAGTTACTTGATATGGAGTTTGAATATGCAGATAAATCCCCTCATATAGCTGATATTATAGAATCTAAGAAACATTTATTTCAAGTTAAGGATAGCAATTGGATAAGTGTAAAAAATGATCTCATATCTGTTCTATATGAGAGAGAATACCAAAGAACAACTTTAAAGATGAATAATGGTGCTGTAATTTACCGTACAGTGGTTCCATTACCAGATGGAGCAACATTGATTACTTATGTAAATAATAGTAATTTAGTAAAATGTCAGGCATTACTTAGTGAAAAAAGCGTAATACTTAATGATTTCTTTTTGCATCAACATCAACTAATTATAAACATTGCTAAGCAAATTAATTTTATATCTTCTCGTTCTCAAAACACCAATCTTTCTGAGCAAATAGAAGAGCAAACAAAAGAAATGTTAAATATATCTAAAATAAACTTAGAGTCTGTTAATAGCAACTTGAGTATTATAAATATAGAAAAACTTATAAATAAAGCTATTAAAAATGTTAAGAATAGTATAATTACAAAAGAAGCATCCTTGAAACTAGGAGATAGTTATTATAATTCTATAATAGGAAACAAATCTAGGATTAGTATGATCCTAGATAAAATACTAGAATATATAACTGATATATCTACCAAGGAAGCAAAATTAGATGTTGAAGTAACTAATGATGTTCATAACTTAATTTTAACATTTATAGTGAGTAATAATAAGGTTAGAAAAAATATCCTAGAACAAAAGTTTTTATTAATTCAGGCTCTTCTTGAAACTTATAATGAGAAGCTATTGGTATCAACTAATCAAGATGGATTTAATTTAATTTTGAATATTTCTCAATTTCAATTAAATAAAACTTTAGAGAAAAATGAATATTAAAGAAATATATTTAGATGATATTGAACAAACAAAGGCCTTTGCTGCTTTAATTGCCAAGCATTTATCACCTGGAGACGTTGTAACTTTTAGCGGTAATTTGGGTGCAGGAAAAACGAGTTTTATTAAATATATGATAAACAGCATAAGCCAAGGTGAAGTGGAAGTTACCAGCCCTAGTTTTAATTTATTACATATTTATGAGCAAAATATTTTAGAGATCTGGCATTTTGATTTATATAGATTAAAAGATATAGACGAAATTTATGAATTAGGCATAGAGGATGCTTTTATAAAGGGAGTTTCTTTGATAGAATGGCCAGAAATTATTGATAAAATATTGCCAAACAATAGATTAGAAATTAAATTGTCTTTTGCTAATAAGGAAAAAGCAAGAATAGTTAATTTAGTTGGTTTTTTAAAATGGAGTAAGATATTAGAAAATAATTTATAAGGAACAAATATAGATGCCAGAAAGAGAGTTATTGAAAACAAGTTTTTTAAACGAACAAAATTTTAAAAATTTAGAGAGACAAAAATTAAAAAATGATGCTTCCTTTAGAAGTTATGAAAGACTAATAACAGACAGAGGTAGTTTTATTCTTATGGATGCTCCTCCAACAAAAGAAGAGACCTTGCCTTTTATTAGAATGTCAGAATTTTTGCGCAAGAATGATTTATCGGCTCCAGAAGTTTTAGCTCAAGATACCAAAAATGGTTTTTTATTATTAGAAGATTTTGGTAATGAAAGTTTTAATAATATTCTTAATGGTAAATCTGTTTTATCAGAAGAATTAACTGAAGAAAGAGTCTATGAAAAGGCTATTGATGCTTTAATACGTCTCCATAAGCTTCCATCTATAGATATTGATTTGCCTCGTTATAATGATGCTATGTTATTGAAGGAATCAAATTGTTTTATAGATTGGTATGTTTCGGTATTAAACGGCGAAGCATCAACCAAGGAAATGAAAGAGGAATTTAATTTAATTGTTAAGCATCTGATGACTATATCTAAGCGTTTTGGTGAAGTTGTGGTTCATCGTGATTATCATGCTGATAATTTAATATGGCTGGAAGATAGGATTGCTTTTCGTAAAGTGGGGATGTTAGATTTCCAAGATGCGGTTATAGGTTCTCCGATATATGATTTAGTATCGCTTTTAGAAGATGCTAGGAGAGATGTTAGTCCTAGTTTAGCAGATAAGATGATTAAGCGTTATCTAAAGGCTTTTCCAACTTACTCTCGTAAGGATTTTAACGTGGCTTACGCAACTCTTGGAGTGCAGCGTAATTTAAAAATTATAGGTATTTTTGCTCGTCAAGCTGCAAAATATAAGAACCCTAGCTATCTATCAATGCTACCAAGAATTTGGCGCTATATTCATCATGATTTGAAAAATCCTCAATTATTGCCATTAAAACAGTGGTTAACAAAAACTGTTCCAAGCCAAATGACAATTTATAAGGGATAAGATATATTATAGTCAATCTAGCGTTTGACTATAATTTAAATCTTTGGCACTTCATTATAAGCTTTAAGGCTTCCAATGTGGAACCATTTGCCTTGAAAAATTACTCCGCATAGCTTTCCTTGAGACATTTGCTCTAAGTAAATTGGATAAAATTCTAATGTTTTTTCAGGATATTTCTCGAAGATGCGATAATCTAGTATTGTCATACCAGCATGAATAAATTCTCCCGATTCTTTATTTAAAGATAATTGCTTTTTGTCATTAAGATCAAAGTCTCCTTTGCCGTAATATCCAAATGCTTTATCTTTTTTAGCTAATAAGATTAGAATTGTCATATTGTTTGGCTGCCAATTGGCTTCTAATTCTGATAGGGAAGGGTGGTTTGAATCATCGTCAAGATATATCGCGTCGCTGTTAATTACAAAGAACGGGTCTTTACCAAAAAATTTTAAAGCATTCTTAACACCACCAGCCGTGCCAAGGAGTTCATCTTCATGGCTGAAGTGAATTTCAATTTTTTTATAAAGCGGCAAAGTTTTAACAAAGTTCTTCAGAATATCGCCCTTATAATGAGTGTTAATTACCACTTTTTCTATGTTATGTTGGTGGAGATAGTTTAAA
Coding sequences:
- a CDS encoding PAS-domain containing protein yields the protein MSLDYLEEIYETIGDPMIVGITFFLFIAFICWLLIRSFSNRHSEFIRYYLSKNNIEIEYYYVQKESSETILSPKFSKLFSTRTKFSSLDSLKKIVDKDKIDKLQDLISLGMRYIKEQNFNNKINKQQVILEFIKDQKEHKFIEAQVETITEVENCPVGVVVWFRDVTLNMIHIKELEAELNRLKIDNKFYSDILDNISVPIWVRDNTNKISYYNNEYREIVNLNNDYESIPELVKSSIAIANKARVLQVYQEDKYIIARNERKLFSICENVFRGDSLVGVAFDQSEKEKIKAELKEYYVVQNNFLESSSSAVAIYMADRKIKYFNQAFINLWGLDEKWLFTNPTYGEVLEELRHKRKLPEQADFSAFKKEHLKLFTKLPETYNEFMYLPDGKVLRMIVIPFAAGGLLFAFEDMTSRLVLERSFNSLNAVQKAMLNHLNEAIAVFGQDGRLKVYNPAYLKLLDMEFEYADKSPHIADIIESKKHLFQVKDSNWISVKNDLISVLYEREYQRTTLKMNNGAVIYRTVVPLPDGATLITYVNNSNLVKCQALLSEKSVILNDFFLHQHQLIINIAKQINFISSRSQNTNLSEQIEEQTKEMLNISKINLESVNSNLSIINIEKLINKAIKNVKNSIITKEASLKLGDSYYNSIIGNKSRISMILDKILEYITDISTKEAKLDVEVTNDVHNLILTFIVSNNKVRKNILEQKFLLIQALLETYNEKLLVSTNQDGFNLILNISQFQLNKTLEKNEY
- the tsaE gene encoding tRNA (adenosine(37)-N6)-threonylcarbamoyltransferase complex ATPase subunit type 1 TsaE; translated protein: MNIKEIYLDDIEQTKAFAALIAKHLSPGDVVTFSGNLGAGKTSFIKYMINSISQGEVEVTSPSFNLLHIYEQNILEIWHFDLYRLKDIDEIYELGIEDAFIKGVSLIEWPEIIDKILPNNRLEIKLSFANKEKARIVNLVGFLKWSKILENNL
- a CDS encoding nucleotidyltransferase family protein codes for the protein MIKQAMILAAGMGSRMEHLTADIPKPMLLVHGTSLIERHLNYLHQHNIEKVVINTHYKGDILKNFVKTLPLYKKIEIHFSHEDELLGTAGGVKNALKFFGKDPFFVINSDAIYLDDDSNHPSLSELEANWQPNNMTILILLAKKDKAFGYYGKGDFDLNDKKQLSLNKESGEFIHAGMTILDYRIFEKYPEKTLEFYPIYLEQMSQGKLCGVIFQGKWFHIGSLKAYNEVPKI
- a CDS encoding LemA family protein; protein product: MTIIIVVSILLVLYVWYMVIIKRKNQLMEALSGIDVQLTKRHDLIPNILKIAKKFMEHEKGLIKEVTALRSKIPYNYQHDDINEVSEYFKASNDVASKMADLLIQVENYPDLKSNEAMLQAQLTYNEVEGHISAARRFYNATTTEFNNSIQIFPGNIIAKLINVEAMPFYQVDESHKKAVDANKIL
- a CDS encoding DUF3137 domain-containing protein, with the protein product MLDEKSFQSYYKAEIEPELEKFEIYRKKKLLAYRKMLFLSIFFGIIIFIITFYIYPNLVEYSKGDYRNKEIKYPYILPITIAFFIGLIYSIYKLKKIRRNFDYTTKSSLYNKIIGYYSSLKYIPIKGIDAFTVEQSKILPKFDRYKSEDYIEGSYKSVDIKLSEIELIKMVREVKRIGNQSIIKYKEEQIFKGLFLITDFNKKFSSNTYILANSWIKIFKGLPNGVKRVTLEDPVFEKKFDVYSDNQVESRYLLTPSFMERLTKINKKQQISCCFINGEMMMALPLKSEFLPSLGLTEVLDYPRAKQVLSQLDLFFEIIDTLKLNVNIAL
- a CDS encoding phosphotransferase — encoded protein: MPERELLKTSFLNEQNFKNLERQKLKNDASFRSYERLITDRGSFILMDAPPTKEETLPFIRMSEFLRKNDLSAPEVLAQDTKNGFLLLEDFGNESFNNILNGKSVLSEELTEERVYEKAIDALIRLHKLPSIDIDLPRYNDAMLLKESNCFIDWYVSVLNGEASTKEMKEEFNLIVKHLMTISKRFGEVVVHRDYHADNLIWLEDRIAFRKVGMLDFQDAVIGSPIYDLVSLLEDARRDVSPSLADKMIKRYLKAFPTYSRKDFNVAYATLGVQRNLKIIGIFARQAAKYKNPSYLSMLPRIWRYIHHDLKNPQLLPLKQWLTKTVPSQMTIYKG